In the Mycolicibacterium thermoresistibile genome, one interval contains:
- a CDS encoding SCO1664 family protein has protein sequence MSPTSDGARTHEVLQHGELTVIGRIRSASNATFLCEAQLDEQRVHCVYKPVAGEAPLWDFPDGTLAGRERGAYLVSVALGWNIVPYTIIRDGPAGAGMVQRWIDQPGDTDDPAGSESAEQPGSGPDLVDLLPAGQVTPGYLAVLQAYDYAGNEVVLAHADDERLHRMAVFDVLINNADRKGGHILAGVDGGVYGVDHGVTLHSEDKLRTVLWGWAGKPVDDAMLSAVERLRRQLDGALAEELRAHITEREVAALRSRVHALLDNPVMPTPDRRRPIPWPAF, from the coding sequence ATGAGCCCGACTTCTGACGGCGCGCGCACGCACGAGGTGCTGCAGCACGGCGAGCTGACCGTCATCGGCCGGATCCGCTCGGCCAGCAACGCCACCTTCCTGTGCGAGGCGCAGCTGGACGAGCAGCGGGTGCACTGTGTGTACAAACCGGTCGCCGGCGAGGCCCCGCTGTGGGACTTCCCGGACGGCACCCTCGCGGGCCGGGAACGCGGCGCCTACCTGGTGTCGGTCGCGCTGGGCTGGAACATCGTGCCGTACACCATCATCCGGGACGGGCCGGCCGGCGCCGGGATGGTGCAGCGCTGGATCGACCAACCGGGCGACACCGACGACCCGGCCGGTTCCGAGAGCGCGGAGCAGCCCGGGTCCGGGCCCGATCTGGTCGACCTGCTGCCGGCCGGGCAGGTGACGCCCGGCTATCTGGCGGTGCTGCAGGCCTACGACTACGCCGGCAACGAGGTGGTGCTGGCACACGCCGACGACGAGCGGTTGCACCGCATGGCGGTCTTCGACGTGCTGATCAACAACGCCGACCGCAAGGGCGGCCACATCCTGGCCGGGGTCGACGGCGGCGTGTACGGCGTGGACCACGGGGTCACCCTGCATTCCGAGGACAAGCTGCGCACCGTGCTGTGGGGGTGGGCCGGCAAACCGGTCGACGACGCCATGCTGAGCGCCGTGGAGCGGTTGCGCCGTCAACTCGACGGCGCGCTGGCCGAGGAACTGCGCGCCCACATCACCGAACGCGAGGTGGCCGCGCTGCGGTCCCGGGTCCACGCGTTGCTGGACAATCCGGTCATGCCCACGCCGGACCGCCGGCGTCCCATCCCCTGGCCGGCGTTCTGA
- a CDS encoding 3'(2'),5'-bisphosphate nucleotidase CysQ has translation MSLTDAELAAQVAAEAGEMLLELREEVGHWDPYDLGDLGDKRANVLILDRLRAARPDDAVLSEEAVDDMSRVRADRVWIVDPVDGTREYSMPGREDWAVHIALWQRGDDPAAPHGRITDAAVALPARGEVYRSDTVTPPGPRPDRPILITASASRPPAVLWWIRDRLDIRLVRIGSAGAKAMAVVRGDVDAYLHAGGQWEWDSAAPAGVVQAAGLHASRIDGSPLIYNRPDPYLPDLLMCRPELAPVLLEAIHSAF, from the coding sequence ATGAGCCTCACCGACGCCGAGCTGGCCGCACAGGTGGCGGCCGAAGCCGGTGAGATGCTGCTGGAGCTGCGCGAAGAGGTCGGCCACTGGGACCCCTACGATCTCGGCGACCTGGGTGACAAGCGCGCCAACGTGCTGATCCTGGACCGGCTGCGGGCGGCCCGCCCCGACGACGCGGTGCTGTCGGAGGAGGCGGTCGACGACATGTCGCGGGTGCGCGCCGACCGGGTGTGGATCGTCGACCCGGTGGACGGCACGCGGGAGTACTCGATGCCCGGCCGGGAGGACTGGGCCGTGCACATCGCGTTGTGGCAGCGCGGCGACGACCCCGCGGCGCCGCACGGCCGGATCACCGACGCCGCCGTCGCGCTGCCGGCCCGCGGCGAGGTGTATCGCAGCGACACCGTCACCCCGCCGGGGCCGAGGCCGGACCGGCCGATCCTGATCACGGCGAGCGCCAGCCGCCCGCCGGCGGTGCTGTGGTGGATCCGCGACCGGCTCGACATCCGGCTGGTGCGGATCGGTTCGGCCGGTGCCAAGGCGATGGCCGTCGTGCGCGGCGACGTCGACGCCTATCTGCACGCCGGCGGGCAGTGGGAGTGGGATTCGGCGGCGCCGGCCGGGGTGGTGCAGGCGGCCGGGCTGCACGCGTCGCGCATCGACGGGTCGCCGTTGATCTACAACCGGCCCGACCCGTATCTGCCCGATCTGCTGATGTGCCGACCGGAGCTGGCGCCGGTGCTGCTCGAGGCCATCCACAGCGCGTTCTGA
- the mshC gene encoding cysteine--1-D-myo-inosityl 2-amino-2-deoxy-alpha-D-glucopyranoside ligase yields MQSWPAPEVPTLPGQPPPLRLYDSADRQIRPVTPGRTATMYVCGITPYDATHLGHAATYLAFDLIYRVWLDSGFDVHYVQNITDIDDPLLERAERDGVDWRDLAARETRLFTEDMAALRVLPPRDYVAATEAIDEVIELIEKMLAAGAAYVVDCDVPGADYPDVYFRADATEQFGYESGYDRETMARLFAERGGDPDRPGKLDPLDALLWRAARPGEPSWPSPFGPGRPGWHVECAAIALSRIGTGLDIQGGGSDLIFPHHEFSAAHAECVTGERRFARHYVHAGMIGWDGEKMSKSRGNLVLVSELRAAGHDPAAIRLGLLAGHYRADRFWSDQLLAEATERLHRWRSATALPAGPDATDVVARLRRYLADDLDTPKALAALDGWCTDALEYGGDDPDAPGAVAAAVDALLGVDLRGPLE; encoded by the coding sequence ATGCAGTCTTGGCCGGCGCCCGAGGTGCCGACGCTTCCGGGGCAGCCTCCACCGTTACGGCTCTACGACAGCGCCGATCGGCAGATCCGTCCGGTGACCCCGGGGCGCACCGCGACCATGTACGTGTGCGGAATCACCCCGTACGACGCCACCCATCTCGGTCACGCCGCCACCTATCTGGCGTTCGATCTGATCTACCGGGTGTGGCTGGACTCCGGGTTCGACGTGCACTACGTGCAGAACATCACCGACATCGATGATCCGCTGCTGGAGCGGGCCGAGCGGGACGGGGTGGACTGGCGTGACCTGGCCGCGCGGGAGACCCGGCTGTTCACAGAGGACATGGCCGCGCTGCGGGTGCTGCCGCCGCGCGACTACGTGGCGGCGACCGAGGCCATCGACGAGGTCATCGAGCTGATCGAGAAGATGCTCGCCGCGGGCGCGGCCTACGTGGTCGACTGCGACGTGCCCGGCGCCGACTATCCCGATGTGTACTTCCGGGCCGACGCCACCGAACAGTTCGGCTACGAGTCCGGCTACGACCGCGAGACCATGGCCCGGCTGTTCGCCGAGCGGGGCGGTGACCCGGACCGTCCCGGCAAGCTCGACCCGCTCGACGCGTTGCTGTGGCGGGCGGCCCGGCCGGGCGAGCCGAGCTGGCCGTCACCGTTCGGGCCCGGCCGGCCGGGCTGGCATGTGGAGTGTGCCGCGATCGCGCTGAGCCGGATCGGCACCGGCCTGGACATCCAGGGCGGCGGCAGCGATCTGATCTTCCCGCACCACGAGTTCTCGGCCGCTCACGCCGAATGTGTGACCGGTGAGCGCCGGTTCGCCCGGCACTACGTGCACGCCGGGATGATCGGCTGGGACGGCGAGAAGATGTCCAAGAGCCGCGGCAACCTGGTGCTGGTGTCGGAGTTGCGCGCCGCCGGGCACGATCCGGCGGCGATCCGGCTGGGCCTGCTGGCCGGGCACTACCGCGCGGACCGGTTCTGGAGTGATCAGCTGCTGGCCGAGGCCACCGAACGGCTGCACCGGTGGCGCAGCGCCACCGCGCTGCCGGCCGGACCCGACGCGACCGATGTGGTGGCGCGGTTGCGGCGGTACCTCGCCGACGATCTGGACACCCCCAAGGCGCTTGCCGCACTTGATGGTTGGTGCACCGACGCGCTGGAGTACGGCGGCGACGACCCGGACGCCCCGGGCGCCGTCGCCGCGGCGGTGGATGCGCTGCTCGGGGTGGATTTGCGGGGACCGCTCGAGTAG